The following are encoded together in the Microbacterium hatanonis genome:
- the mraZ gene encoding division/cell wall cluster transcriptional repressor MraZ encodes MLLGTHTPKLDDKGRVILPAKFRDDLSGGVVVTRGQERCLYVFSEAEFERVHERIREAPLSNKQARDFLRMFLSGASAEKPDSQNRITVPPALRTYAGLERELVVTGVGAHAEIWNADAWNSYAEANEDTYSEMEQEVIPGLF; translated from the coding sequence ATGCTGCTCGGCACGCACACCCCCAAGCTCGACGACAAAGGGCGCGTCATCCTTCCGGCGAAGTTCCGCGACGACCTGAGCGGCGGCGTCGTGGTCACTCGCGGCCAGGAGCGATGCCTCTACGTGTTCAGCGAGGCGGAGTTCGAGCGGGTGCACGAGCGCATCCGTGAGGCGCCGCTCAGCAACAAGCAGGCCCGCGACTTCCTGCGCATGTTCCTCTCGGGGGCCAGCGCGGAGAAGCCCGACAGCCAGAACCGGATCACGGTGCCGCCGGCACTGCGCACCTACGCCGGGCTCGAGCGCGAGCTCGTCGTGACCGGAGTCGGCGCGCACGCCGAGATCTGGAACGCCGACGCGTGGAACTCCTACGCCGAAGCGAACGAAGACACGTATTCCGAGATGGAGCAGGAGGTGATCCCGGGCTTGTTCTGA